The following coding sequences are from one Arthrobacter sp. 24S4-2 window:
- a CDS encoding amidohydrolase, with protein sequence MLAEILFENGWVYTGNEAGPVQANLAVTDGRIIAVGSPQELEASVTPDTRRVDLDGQLVVPGFQDAHIHPIFAGVELLQCDLTGATTAEEAVSIVAGYAERNPDEAWILGAGWSMDSFPSGTPGRELLDAVVPDRPVYLVNRDHHGAWANTAAFAAAGISRDTPDPESGRLERDPDGTPAGTVHEGAMDLFNEVKPALPYNLAYQGLLASQELLLSQGITAWQDAWVPIPEGGHADNLTVYMDAARVGDLKVRVTACQWWDRTAGMSQLDTILERRDTVSESFDPLVLNANTVKVMVDGVAENFTAAMHHVYLDHHGHHTDNRGIEFFEPSELKEFVTAIDAAGMQLHFHALGDRAVTDALDALQAARDVNGTNDQRHHLAHLQMVRREDVPRFAELGAAANVQALWACHEEQLDTLTLPFLEPGAEDRHYPFGELAAAGARLVAGSDWPVSTADPIAAIHVAVNRRAAEEDLPPLGRQLQKLSLKQILDAYTQGSAWINHLNAQTGTLEPGKLADLAVLDTNLFDLPNKELHRAVVTQTWIGGECVYDRSTRGNRSARSAEVMQ encoded by the coding sequence GTGCTCGCAGAGATATTGTTTGAGAACGGATGGGTGTATACCGGCAATGAAGCCGGCCCCGTCCAGGCAAACCTTGCAGTAACGGACGGACGTATCATCGCCGTCGGCAGCCCCCAGGAACTCGAAGCTTCGGTCACACCGGACACTCGCCGGGTGGATCTCGACGGGCAATTGGTGGTTCCCGGATTTCAGGACGCCCACATCCACCCGATCTTCGCAGGCGTCGAGCTGCTCCAATGCGACCTGACGGGAGCCACCACAGCAGAAGAAGCCGTCAGCATCGTGGCCGGATACGCCGAGAGGAACCCGGACGAAGCGTGGATCCTCGGCGCTGGCTGGTCCATGGATTCCTTCCCTAGCGGAACTCCGGGACGGGAGCTGCTGGATGCAGTGGTGCCGGACCGGCCGGTCTATCTGGTGAACCGTGACCACCACGGGGCCTGGGCTAACACTGCTGCGTTCGCGGCCGCGGGGATCAGCCGGGATACTCCGGACCCTGAGAGTGGACGCCTTGAACGTGATCCGGACGGAACACCAGCTGGAACGGTCCACGAAGGTGCCATGGACCTGTTCAACGAGGTCAAGCCGGCATTGCCCTACAACCTTGCCTACCAAGGCCTGCTCGCCTCGCAGGAGTTGCTGCTCTCGCAAGGCATCACGGCCTGGCAGGACGCCTGGGTACCCATCCCGGAGGGTGGTCACGCGGACAACCTCACCGTCTACATGGATGCCGCGCGAGTTGGCGACCTCAAAGTGCGGGTCACCGCATGCCAGTGGTGGGACCGGACAGCGGGCATGTCGCAGCTGGATACGATCCTGGAACGCCGCGACACTGTCAGCGAATCGTTCGACCCCCTCGTACTCAACGCCAACACGGTCAAGGTGATGGTTGATGGAGTCGCGGAGAACTTCACGGCGGCCATGCATCACGTGTACCTGGACCACCACGGCCACCACACGGACAACCGAGGGATCGAGTTCTTTGAGCCCAGCGAGCTGAAGGAGTTCGTCACCGCGATCGACGCAGCTGGAATGCAACTCCACTTTCATGCCCTCGGCGACCGCGCAGTCACCGATGCCTTGGATGCCCTCCAAGCTGCCCGCGATGTCAACGGCACCAACGATCAACGTCACCACTTGGCGCATCTCCAAATGGTCCGCCGCGAGGACGTGCCGCGCTTCGCGGAGCTCGGAGCGGCCGCCAATGTCCAAGCTCTGTGGGCCTGCCATGAAGAGCAACTGGACACTCTGACATTGCCTTTCCTGGAGCCGGGCGCCGAGGACCGGCACTACCCCTTCGGCGAACTTGCTGCTGCGGGCGCGCGCCTTGTGGCCGGGAGCGACTGGCCCGTTTCAACCGCGGATCCGATCGCAGCGATCCATGTCGCCGTCAACCGCAGAGCCGCGGAGGAGGACCTGCCGCCGCTCGGCCGTCAATTACAGAAGCTCAGCCTCAAGCAGATCCTCGACGCCTACACGCAGGGTTCGGCGTGGATCAACCATCTCAACGCGCAGACAGGAACCCTGGAACCCGGGAAGCTTGCGGACCTGGCCGTGCTGGACACCAACCTCTTTGACCTCCCCAATAAGGAACTCCACCGTGCAGTCGTCACGCAGACCTGGATCGGCGGGGAGTGCGTCTATGACCGCTCAACACGAGGCAACCGGTCCGCGCGGAGCGCCGAGGTGATGCAATGA
- a CDS encoding TetR/AcrR family transcriptional regulator: MQSAQSMDRRTRLDPATIVDAVLRISSQEPTERLTVRRLGQELEVDATAVYRHFRNRDAIVRAALDQLFMLSVDRIHASEQHQDWRSRLEAYLDELLRVFMQHPSLGSESFATDTYGPGELKAIDFVLQCLTDAGLAEDRVVHYYAALESYTLALGAGIAVEIQRLPDSEGHDPWLNPRVFTRITGYPLLEKHQAALQNLDSLKAFQAGLAAILDSAERESTGRRA; this comes from the coding sequence GTGCAGTCAGCACAATCGATGGACCGCCGCACCCGGCTGGACCCAGCCACCATCGTCGATGCCGTCCTGCGGATTTCCAGCCAAGAGCCCACCGAGCGGTTGACTGTCCGCAGGCTGGGGCAGGAGCTCGAGGTTGACGCCACAGCCGTGTATCGGCATTTCCGCAACCGGGACGCGATTGTCAGGGCAGCGCTGGACCAGTTGTTCATGCTGTCCGTGGATCGCATCCACGCCTCGGAACAACACCAGGACTGGCGCTCCCGGCTCGAGGCCTATCTCGACGAACTCCTCAGGGTCTTCATGCAGCACCCGTCTTTGGGCAGCGAGTCCTTCGCCACCGATACATACGGCCCAGGCGAGCTGAAGGCCATCGATTTCGTCCTGCAATGTCTCACGGACGCAGGGCTGGCTGAAGACCGCGTGGTCCACTATTACGCGGCGCTGGAAAGCTACACCCTGGCTCTCGGCGCCGGGATTGCGGTGGAGATTCAGCGGCTCCCGGACTCTGAAGGCCACGACCCTTGGCTCAATCCACGGGTTTTCACGCGCATCACCGGGTACCCGCTCCTTGAAAAACACCAGGCAGCACTGCAAAACCTCGATTCGCTCAAGGCATTCCAGGCCGGTCTCGCGGCAATTTTGGACAGCGCAGAACGCGAAAGCACGGGGCGGCGGGCCTGA
- a CDS encoding cupin domain-containing protein: protein MTPNAGHESSSWCIDALSFQLTDTGNLPALTASYALEDSFGMELGVWEMNEGTTDDIEEDEIFIVLAGTATVRIHLRGGFPGTELHLAPGIVCRLSQGMQTTWTVHRKLRKVYLAPRIPGSRNNVSPPAGAIISPDSHPII, encoded by the coding sequence GTGACTCCTAATGCCGGACATGAGTCCTCATCCTGGTGCATCGACGCCCTCTCCTTCCAGCTGACCGACACCGGTAATCTCCCCGCCCTTACCGCCTCGTACGCATTAGAGGATTCCTTTGGCATGGAACTGGGTGTATGGGAAATGAACGAAGGTACAACCGATGACATCGAAGAGGATGAAATCTTTATCGTTCTGGCAGGCACGGCCACTGTGCGCATCCATTTACGCGGAGGCTTCCCAGGCACGGAACTACACCTCGCGCCAGGCATCGTATGTCGTCTTTCACAGGGCATGCAGACCACCTGGACCGTTCACAGGAAGCTCCGCAAGGTTTACCTCGCACCCCGTATTCCCGGGTCAAGGAACAACGTAAGTCCTCCTGCCGGGGCCATTATCAGCCCCGACTCCCACCCAATCATTTGA
- a CDS encoding gamma-aminobutyraldehyde dehydrogenase, translated as MSQYINGKTLEGSTGETLNVIDPSNGETVATMTLAGSDDVQQAVQAARDAFPAWSAATPAERSAVLTKFAALMEERAEEFAQLESRQAGKPIRLTREFDVPGTIDTIAFFAGAARNLEGKATGEYSADHTSSIRREAIGVIGSISPWNYPLQMAAWKILPAIAAGNTIVLKPAEITPLSSLLFAEVATEAGVPDGVINVLTGRGSTVGAELLRHPDVDMLSFTGSTVVGRTVLEAAATTAKRVHLELGGKAPFVVFEDADLEAAIHGAVAGSLINTGQDCTAATRAIVHRSLYEDFVEGVAGLYAKVKLGPTQDPTTDLGPLVSEVHRDKVAEMVERARGYARVIGGGIPNKEQDGNLANGSYYRPTLVADATPDSEIFRDEVFGPVLAVTPFDTDDEAIILANDTPYGLAASAWTKDVYRALRATREIRAGAVWVNDHIPIISEMPHGGFKQSGFGKDMSTYSFDEYTVVKHVMFDLTADKAKDWHRIIFTLDS; from the coding sequence GTGAGCCAGTACATCAACGGAAAAACCCTCGAAGGCAGCACCGGGGAAACCTTGAACGTCATAGACCCCTCCAATGGCGAGACTGTTGCGACCATGACGTTGGCCGGAAGCGACGACGTCCAACAAGCTGTGCAGGCTGCCCGGGACGCGTTCCCGGCCTGGTCCGCGGCGACCCCGGCTGAGCGTTCAGCAGTGTTGACCAAGTTCGCTGCGCTGATGGAAGAGCGTGCCGAGGAATTCGCGCAGCTCGAATCCCGCCAGGCCGGCAAGCCGATCCGCCTGACCCGTGAGTTCGACGTCCCGGGCACCATCGACACCATCGCCTTCTTCGCCGGAGCTGCCCGGAACCTTGAGGGCAAAGCCACCGGTGAATACTCCGCGGACCACACGTCCTCCATCCGTCGCGAAGCAATCGGCGTCATCGGCTCCATTTCCCCGTGGAACTACCCGCTGCAGATGGCCGCGTGGAAGATCCTGCCCGCCATCGCCGCCGGCAACACCATCGTGCTCAAGCCCGCCGAGATCACCCCGCTGAGTTCCCTGCTGTTCGCCGAAGTCGCCACCGAAGCCGGCGTCCCGGACGGTGTCATCAACGTCCTCACCGGCCGCGGCTCCACCGTTGGCGCGGAGTTGCTGCGCCACCCCGACGTGGACATGCTCTCCTTCACAGGCTCCACCGTTGTGGGCCGCACCGTCCTCGAGGCAGCGGCGACCACCGCCAAGCGCGTCCACCTGGAACTCGGCGGCAAGGCCCCGTTCGTGGTGTTCGAGGACGCCGACCTCGAAGCCGCGATTCACGGCGCCGTGGCCGGATCCCTGATCAACACCGGACAGGACTGCACCGCCGCCACCCGCGCGATCGTGCACCGCTCCCTCTACGAGGACTTCGTCGAAGGCGTCGCGGGCCTCTACGCCAAGGTCAAACTCGGCCCCACCCAGGACCCCACCACCGACCTGGGACCCCTCGTCTCCGAGGTCCACCGGGACAAGGTAGCTGAGATGGTGGAGCGCGCCCGCGGTTACGCCCGGGTCATCGGCGGCGGCATCCCCAACAAGGAGCAAGACGGCAATCTCGCCAACGGCTCCTACTACCGCCCCACCTTGGTTGCCGACGCCACCCCGGACTCCGAGATCTTCCGCGATGAAGTCTTCGGACCGGTCCTGGCCGTCACCCCCTTCGACACCGACGATGAGGCCATCATCCTCGCCAACGACACCCCCTACGGCCTCGCCGCCTCAGCCTGGACCAAGGACGTCTATCGCGCCCTACGCGCCACCCGTGAAATCCGTGCCGGCGCCGTCTGGGTCAACGACCACATCCCGATCATCAGCGAAATGCCCCACGGCGGCTTCAAACAGTCCGGCTTCGGCAAGGACATGTCCACCTACTCCTTCGACGAATACACCGTGGTCAAGCACGTCATGTTCGACCTCACCGCAGACAAGGCCAAGGACTGGCACCGCATCATATTCACGCTGGATAGCTAG
- a CDS encoding IS1182 family transposase: MNSGSQDGLFDEALVERVERFDDGIVEAGAGVKKRFKSFEPDAVMLVPPSLDEWLPGNHLARFIADLVSRELNLSRFYGSYGKTKGQPPYDPRLMVRVLLYGYCVGVRSSRELERACVDVVAFRWLAGQQAPDFRSIGRFRKRHLAALGNVFLQALELCRAAGMVSLGRVALDGTKVRANASRRKAMSYGRLTEKQRILAAEVSDMLADAEAVDREEDARFGADTRGDELPPDLADRQSRLAKMAAARKQLEEDAAAKARKEAEQKARDRGDDDGAAAAKGEEAAAKAEVRPRAQRNFTDPDSRIMKTADGSYHYCYNAQAVVDADHQVIVATDLNNTAVDVQQLVPMTERTAETLGRMPAQWTIDAGYCSAANLEHVKEIEAAGGTEFFIATGRLKHGEKVPETPRGRIPATATLRERMARKLKTKKGRSVYARRKAIIEPVFGQIHTRQGKHVLLRGLEQAKHEWELMAGCHNLLKLFTFKAKAGLNAPAGA, from the coding sequence ATGAATTCCGGTTCCCAGGATGGCCTTTTTGATGAAGCTCTCGTGGAGCGGGTGGAGCGTTTTGATGACGGGATCGTTGAGGCCGGCGCTGGTGTGAAGAAGCGGTTCAAATCCTTTGAGCCGGACGCGGTGATGCTGGTCCCGCCGTCGCTGGATGAGTGGTTGCCGGGCAATCATCTGGCCCGGTTCATCGCTGATCTGGTGTCCCGGGAGCTGAATCTGTCCCGGTTCTACGGCTCGTATGGGAAGACGAAGGGCCAGCCGCCGTATGATCCGCGGTTGATGGTCCGGGTCCTGCTTTACGGTTACTGCGTCGGGGTGCGTTCCTCCCGGGAGTTGGAGCGGGCGTGCGTGGACGTGGTCGCGTTCCGTTGGCTGGCCGGGCAGCAGGCACCGGATTTCCGGTCCATCGGCCGGTTCCGCAAACGCCATCTCGCGGCGTTGGGGAACGTGTTCCTGCAGGCGCTGGAACTCTGCCGGGCCGCGGGCATGGTCTCCTTGGGCCGGGTTGCCCTGGACGGGACGAAGGTCCGGGCCAACGCGTCCCGGCGAAAGGCGATGAGCTACGGACGGCTGACCGAAAAACAGAGGATCCTCGCCGCGGAGGTCTCGGACATGCTCGCCGACGCCGAGGCCGTGGACAGGGAGGAGGATGCCCGGTTCGGGGCGGATACGCGCGGCGATGAGCTCCCGCCGGACCTGGCCGACCGGCAATCGCGGCTGGCGAAGATGGCCGCGGCCCGCAAACAGCTCGAAGAGGACGCGGCAGCCAAAGCACGCAAAGAGGCGGAGCAGAAAGCCCGGGACCGCGGCGATGACGACGGGGCGGCTGCGGCCAAGGGCGAGGAAGCCGCGGCCAAAGCGGAGGTCAGACCGAGGGCCCAGCGCAATTTCACGGACCCCGACTCCCGGATCATGAAGACCGCAGACGGCTCGTACCACTATTGCTACAACGCCCAGGCCGTGGTCGACGCGGACCATCAGGTCATCGTCGCCACCGATCTGAACAACACCGCGGTGGACGTGCAGCAACTGGTCCCGATGACCGAACGCACCGCCGAAACCCTGGGCCGGATGCCCGCCCAATGGACCATTGATGCCGGATATTGTTCAGCAGCCAACCTCGAACACGTGAAGGAAATCGAGGCCGCCGGCGGGACCGAGTTCTTCATCGCGACCGGCCGGCTCAAACACGGCGAAAAGGTTCCCGAGACGCCCCGGGGCAGGATCCCGGCCACCGCCACACTCCGGGAACGGATGGCGAGGAAACTCAAAACCAAGAAGGGCCGGTCCGTTTACGCGCGGCGCAAGGCGATCATCGAACCGGTCTTCGGGCAAATCCACACCCGCCAGGGCAAACACGTACTCCTGCGCGGCCTCGAACAGGCCAAACACGAGTGGGAACTGATGGCAGGCTGTCACAACCTGCTGAAATTGTTCACTTTCAAAGCCAAAGCCGGTCTCAACGCGCCGGCCGGAGCCTAA
- a CDS encoding AraC family transcriptional regulator, producing MIAVLNRVVGFIEEHLTEEIDVAGLTSDLGMTEYHVRRMFSSLAGMPLSEYIRRRRMTVAAADVIGDRDLLGTAVRFGYGSTEAFNRAFRAVHGVSPGDARRDGGPLRTQPQLRFRLTIQGHTPMDTRIADQPAFRLVGHTARVPLIHHGPNPHIQAHIASLPEAEHLRLKALSNTEPAGLLQVSADVDPDYTEGSELTSLHGVAVSEGTPVPEDLDAIEVPAGAWAVFRTTGPYPAALQSTWSATASDWFPSNPWRLRPGPSVVAILDRAADFSTATSELWLPVERA from the coding sequence GTGATCGCAGTTCTGAACCGAGTCGTCGGTTTCATCGAGGAGCACCTCACCGAGGAGATCGACGTCGCAGGCCTGACGAGCGACCTCGGCATGACGGAGTATCACGTTCGCCGGATGTTCTCGTCACTGGCTGGCATGCCGTTGTCCGAGTACATCAGGCGACGGCGCATGACCGTCGCCGCGGCCGATGTCATAGGAGATCGCGACCTGTTGGGGACTGCTGTGCGCTTTGGCTATGGCTCCACCGAAGCATTCAACCGGGCCTTCCGGGCGGTGCATGGCGTCAGCCCCGGCGATGCGCGCCGAGACGGTGGCCCCCTTCGCACACAACCACAGCTCAGGTTCCGCCTGACTATACAAGGGCATACCCCGATGGATACTCGTATCGCAGATCAACCGGCCTTCCGGCTCGTGGGCCACACGGCTCGCGTGCCGCTCATTCACCACGGCCCCAACCCGCACATCCAAGCGCATATCGCCTCGCTGCCCGAAGCGGAGCACCTTCGCCTCAAGGCACTGAGCAACACCGAACCGGCAGGACTGCTTCAAGTGAGCGCCGACGTTGACCCCGACTACACCGAGGGCAGCGAGCTGACTTCCCTGCACGGCGTCGCCGTTAGCGAAGGAACGCCGGTGCCCGAGGACCTCGACGCGATCGAGGTCCCAGCCGGTGCCTGGGCGGTGTTCCGCACCACCGGACCCTACCCGGCGGCCCTCCAGTCCACGTGGTCGGCGACGGCCTCTGACTGGTTCCCCTCCAACCCCTGGCGGCTGAGGCCCGGCCCGTCGGTCGTGGCCATTCTCGACCGCGCTGCCGACTTCAGCACCGCAACCTCCGAGTTGTGGCTGCCGGTGGAACGCGCCTAA
- a CDS encoding serine/threonine-protein kinase, translating into MVAESPSIIRNEVVGGRYRLGEVIGRGGTSSVYCARDGNLGRDVALKLLAPQAPDADELKRQEAEIKLLATLNHPCLVTLFDAGIDTRIREEPRPFLTMELVEGQDLRSRIRHSPVPLDELAVIGAGIADALAYVHSLGIIHRDVKPANILLVQVRPGEPLRAKLTDFGIARLADGTRLTATGAMVGTAAYLSPEQALGSPLTPATDVYSLGLVLLECIKQAMEYPGSAVESAVARLHRVPEIPEDLPAEWADLIRSMTAIDPLERPASADIEIALRQALVSPASTPGELAPEATRVLPAMPLRLPSPTSETPVLGQSPAMRANEDPGGKESGNNAVQSRPISTDGPPLISPDGPPPGRPPETRRAPRQSGARRRRRRLGLVAILILLALAGWAAALTVSLSAHVTPDVVPYPTVTGTLGEHLQELQKSVEP; encoded by the coding sequence ATGGTGGCGGAATCGCCGAGCATCATCAGGAATGAAGTGGTTGGCGGACGTTATCGGCTCGGTGAGGTGATCGGTCGTGGCGGCACGTCGTCCGTCTACTGTGCGCGGGACGGGAATCTGGGTCGGGACGTGGCCCTGAAGCTGTTGGCACCCCAGGCTCCCGATGCAGACGAGCTCAAACGCCAGGAAGCTGAGATTAAGCTGCTGGCCACACTGAACCATCCCTGCCTCGTGACGCTTTTCGATGCCGGCATCGATACCCGCATTCGCGAGGAACCCCGACCCTTCCTGACCATGGAACTGGTGGAGGGACAGGATCTGCGGAGCCGCATCAGGCACAGCCCAGTCCCGTTGGACGAACTGGCGGTGATCGGAGCCGGGATCGCCGACGCGTTGGCCTATGTCCACAGCCTCGGCATCATCCACCGCGACGTCAAACCTGCCAATATCCTGCTGGTGCAGGTGCGCCCCGGGGAGCCGCTAAGGGCCAAGCTCACAGACTTCGGAATTGCCAGACTCGCGGACGGCACACGCCTGACAGCCACTGGAGCCATGGTGGGCACCGCAGCGTACCTCAGCCCGGAACAGGCCTTGGGCTCGCCGCTCACCCCGGCCACAGACGTCTATTCACTGGGGCTGGTCCTGCTCGAATGCATCAAGCAGGCCATGGAGTACCCCGGCAGTGCGGTGGAATCCGCTGTGGCCAGGCTGCACCGCGTGCCCGAAATTCCGGAGGACCTTCCGGCGGAGTGGGCGGACCTGATCCGGTCGATGACGGCCATCGACCCACTGGAACGCCCGGCATCGGCGGACATTGAGATAGCGCTGCGGCAGGCCCTTGTCTCACCGGCATCCACTCCGGGCGAACTCGCACCGGAAGCCACGCGAGTGCTCCCGGCCATGCCCTTGAGGCTGCCTTCCCCCACATCAGAGACGCCGGTCCTGGGGCAGTCCCCAGCAATGCGCGCCAACGAAGATCCCGGCGGCAAGGAATCCGGGAACAACGCCGTCCAGTCACGGCCGATAAGCACTGACGGTCCTCCGCTGATAAGCCCTGACGGTCCTCCGCCCGGCAGGCCCCCGGAAACGCGAAGGGCGCCGCGTCAATCCGGCGCCAGACGACGCCGCCGGCGTCTCGGGCTGGTGGCCATCCTGATCCTTCTTGCCCTGGCAGGCTGGGCTGCGGCACTAACGGTGAGTCTGTCCGCACACGTCACCCCCGACGTCGTCCCTTACCCCACGGTCACCGGCACGCTGGGCGAGCACCTCCAGGAGCTTCAGAAGAGTGTGGAACCATGA
- a CDS encoding low molecular weight phosphatase family protein yields the protein MESPTPVRILTVCTGNICRSPVAERLLQAGLEQVLPGGFEVRSAGTRAMVGEPIQPLSADIVRMYGGTGNGFAARQLTPKILRDTDIVLTMTSKHRGEVLQLDASLLKRTFTIREFARMLEALEERDAAADPAEKASDAGTLWRGLPARLASVRHLALAADSADNEVIDPYKRGPEVYRQMEDELAPAILTILRYARLNTPK from the coding sequence GTGGAATCGCCAACGCCCGTACGGATCCTGACAGTCTGCACGGGGAACATCTGCCGCTCCCCCGTGGCCGAACGCCTGCTACAGGCCGGCCTGGAGCAGGTGCTGCCCGGCGGCTTCGAAGTGCGCAGCGCCGGGACGCGCGCCATGGTGGGCGAGCCCATCCAGCCGCTCTCCGCCGACATTGTCCGCATGTATGGCGGGACCGGAAACGGATTCGCCGCCCGGCAGCTGACCCCCAAAATCCTCCGCGACACGGACATCGTGCTGACCATGACCTCCAAGCACCGCGGCGAGGTGCTGCAGCTGGACGCCTCCCTGCTCAAGCGCACGTTCACCATCCGGGAGTTCGCCCGCATGCTTGAGGCCCTCGAGGAACGCGACGCCGCCGCCGACCCCGCCGAAAAAGCTTCCGACGCCGGCACCCTGTGGCGCGGGCTGCCCGCCCGCCTCGCCTCCGTCCGGCACCTCGCCCTCGCCGCCGACAGCGCCGACAACGAAGTGATCGACCCCTACAAGCGCGGCCCCGAGGTGTACCGGCAGATGGAGGACGAACTGGCACCGGCCATCCTCACCATCCTCCGCTACGCCCGCCTCAACACGCCCAAATAA
- a CDS encoding LCP family protein codes for MDNQSDPKGAAADQPPQGNFAWIPAWLRRQPTWLKAVLAMVLVIALGSTAYAFSQVGRGGSPSPTASGVPTTEGATAAPTTAAAAPAPTPTPTPTPEPPPVAMNVLIMGSDSRGDPRAEEAQAAAGTPADQRSDVLMLIHIPADRQKIYGISILRDTWVDIPGYGASKINAGLELGGIPLMVRTVETLFNTHIDETVMLGFGGLWAATDALGGVDVNVAVPFTSSIDSRHYFPAGINHLTGGQALEFVRERYAFADGDYQRVRNQQTFLKAVISKFMSAGTLTNPATVMNVVNAVRPHWTMSAGLTPEAMMRLGFSLRDVGPEDAIFFRLPDGGFGTSADGQSIVLQNPAAIGAVSAALANGTLADYVAANGFEGGN; via the coding sequence ATGGACAACCAGTCTGATCCCAAAGGGGCGGCTGCGGACCAACCGCCGCAGGGGAACTTCGCATGGATTCCCGCCTGGCTGCGCAGGCAGCCCACCTGGCTCAAAGCGGTCCTGGCCATGGTCCTGGTGATCGCCCTGGGCAGCACCGCCTACGCGTTCTCGCAGGTGGGACGCGGCGGCTCGCCCTCCCCCACCGCCAGCGGCGTCCCGACGACGGAAGGCGCCACCGCGGCGCCGACGACTGCCGCAGCGGCACCGGCCCCGACACCGACGCCCACGCCCACGCCGGAGCCGCCGCCTGTGGCCATGAACGTCCTCATCATGGGCAGCGACAGCCGCGGGGATCCCCGCGCAGAAGAGGCGCAGGCAGCCGCCGGAACGCCGGCCGACCAACGTTCCGACGTCCTCATGCTGATCCACATCCCCGCTGACCGGCAAAAGATCTACGGCATCTCCATCCTGCGCGACACGTGGGTGGACATCCCCGGCTATGGCGCGTCCAAGATAAACGCCGGCTTGGAACTGGGCGGCATCCCGCTAATGGTCAGGACCGTGGAAACACTGTTCAACACGCACATCGACGAAACCGTGATGCTGGGCTTTGGCGGGCTCTGGGCTGCCACCGACGCCCTGGGCGGGGTGGATGTGAACGTCGCTGTGCCCTTCACCTCAAGCATCGACTCCCGCCACTACTTCCCGGCCGGCATCAACCACCTCACCGGCGGACAGGCCCTGGAATTCGTCCGCGAGCGCTACGCCTTTGCCGACGGCGACTACCAGCGCGTCCGCAACCAGCAGACGTTCCTCAAAGCGGTGATCAGCAAGTTCATGAGCGCCGGCACGCTCACCAACCCGGCCACTGTCATGAACGTGGTCAATGCGGTGCGGCCGCACTGGACAATGAGCGCGGGCCTCACCCCCGAAGCCATGATGCGGCTGGGCTTCAGCCTGCGCGACGTGGGGCCTGAGGACGCCATCTTTTTCCGGCTGCCCGACGGCGGCTTCGGCACCAGCGCCGACGGTCAGTCGATCGTGCTCCAGAACCCCGCCGCGATAGGCGCCGTCTCCGCAGCCCTGGCCAACGGCACCCTTGCGGACTACGTGGCGGCCAACGGATTTGAGGGCGGTAACTGA
- a CDS encoding response regulator transcription factor yields the protein MGTQGRCVVIEEDPDIRGLLCLALSRAGFNVKTESTGAAGVHAVAEDEHVELVTVDVALPDLRGSTVLHALREVSRVPILVISARAEPVDRLTALESGATAYLTKPFRLRELQDLVHTLAPAK from the coding sequence ATGGGGACGCAAGGGCGCTGCGTGGTGATCGAGGAGGACCCGGACATCCGGGGCCTCCTTTGTCTCGCCCTTTCCCGGGCCGGTTTCAATGTGAAAACCGAGTCGACCGGCGCTGCCGGCGTCCACGCCGTGGCTGAAGACGAGCACGTTGAGCTGGTGACCGTGGACGTGGCACTGCCGGACCTCCGCGGCAGCACGGTCCTGCACGCGTTGCGCGAAGTCTCCCGTGTGCCGATCCTGGTCATTTCCGCCCGCGCCGAACCGGTGGACCGGCTCACGGCCCTGGAATCGGGCGCAACCGCCTACCTGACCAAACCCTTCCGGCTGCGGGAACTGCAGGATTTGGTCCACACGCTGGCGCCGGCGAAGTAG